One segment of Solanum lycopersicum chromosome 1, SLM_r2.1 DNA contains the following:
- the LOC101251324 gene encoding ferredoxin-thioredoxin reductase, variable chain, which translates to MTASTSAFFSSSVLNIPNSKNQSLIIPSHKNILNPNPFPQIKIHKSRNPQKPNGYFISKSVIVDNPSTVSSTSSLSVDAGVDEKDAAAMGKVGSKVRVTVPLKVYHVPKVPELDLDGRTGTVKQYVAVHKGKQISANLPYKVEFVVDDLEGRSTPVKFSAHLKEDEFEFLD; encoded by the coding sequence ATGACTGCTTCCACTTCAGCTTTCTTCTCATCATCAGTTCTCAACATACCCAATTCCAAGAACCAATCCCTCATCATCCCATCTCACAAAAACATCTTAAATCCTAACCCTTTTCCCCAAATCAAGATTCATAAATCAAGAAACCCACAAAAGCCAAATGGGTATTTCATTTCTAAGTCTGTTATTGTCGATAACCCCTCTACTGTTTCTTCTACATCTTCGTTGAGTGTAGATGCGGGAGTTGATGAAAAAGATGCTGCGGCAATGGGGAAAGTTGGGTCTAAGGTTAGGGTTACGGTTCCGTTGAAAGTGTATCATGTTCCGAAGGTTCCGGAGTTGGATTTGGATGGGAGGACTGGGACGGTGAAACAGTATGTGGCTGTTCATAAAGGGAAACAAATATCAGCTAATTTGCCTTACAAGGTGGAGTTTGTGGTAGATGATTTGGAAGGACGAAGTACTCCGGTTAAGTTCTCTGCCCACCTTAAGGAAGATGAGTTTGAGTTTCTTGATTGA